The genomic region AATTTCATCTTTTGAATTAAAGGTTCCCAGTACAGAATCTATAAAAGGAAAGGACAGAATATATGCATATGCCGCTTGAACCAAAGTTTGGTCTTCTTTTATACGAATAGCGTTAAATATATCTTCATAAAGCAACAAGTCTCCTGTTGCCAGCGGATTCATAGCTATTGTCCCTATATCTTTTTCATGAGTCTTCATTATTCCTTTTAATCTGTATTTGGAATTAATTATATTAAAGCCCTGTAAACTATAATCAAATTTATACTCCCCAATCATCTCAATTAGTTCTTTATTTTGTAAGTGTGAAGAAAAAGTAATATGCTTAATAAGTCCTTCTTCTCTTGCTTTTTCCATCTCTCTTATAGCTCCATAGTTTTTAGCTCCTCTCCATTCTTCAAAAGATTTTACACCCCAAAGACAAGTAAAGGAGTCAATACAACTTATTCCTAAATTCTTCAAAGAATTTTCAAGATTTTTTCGAAATGTTTTAGAATCTCCGGCATGTGTCTTTGACATAATATAAAATGGTTTTTTATGCTTCTTCATTTCTTTTATGGCTGTACCTAATATAAGTTCTGAACAATTGTTTCCATAAGTATCGCCGGTTTCAAAGAAATTTATTCCTTGTTTATATGCATAGAAGAAATTTTCTGCATGTTTATCTATATCTTGGGGATTCTTTAAGTGATGACTTCCCATAGATATTCTTGAAATTTGTATGCCTGTAGATCCTAATTTTCTATATTCC from Campylobacter concisus harbors:
- a CDS encoding aldo/keto reductase produces the protein MEYRKLGSTGIQISRISMGSHHLKNPQDIDKHAENFFYAYKQGINFFETGDTYGNNCSELILGTAIKEMKKHKKPFYIMSKTHAGDSKTFRKNLENSLKNLGISCIDSFTCLWGVKSFEEWRGAKNYGAIREMEKAREEGLIKHITFSSHLQNKELIEMIGEYKFDYSLQGFNIINSKYRLKGIMKTHEKDIGTIAMNPLATGDLLLYEDIFNAIRIKEDQTLVQAAYAYILSFPFIDSVLGTFNSKDEINEAIKTLYQEPYSAKERSEQEGKLKERINQVDLERKIEVGKALRQRPHILREEVADLFGVYPLSV